In Mustela nigripes isolate SB6536 chromosome 2, MUSNIG.SB6536, whole genome shotgun sequence, a single window of DNA contains:
- the ARMC6 gene encoding armadillo repeat-containing protein 6 isoform X1 codes for MKMSAKRITQETFDAAVRENIEEFEMGPEEAVKEAVEQFESQGVDLSNIIKMAPKVSADGPQEPTHDILQALDDLQESVARSHPQEVSAHLTRFLEQCKQHKASRFLAAQKGAYPILLAAWKLAVASDQGLLLQALNALSALTDGQPDLLDTQGLQLLVVTLAQNADAADLTCSGIRCVCHASLKHEQNRQSLVKAGVLPLLTGAITRHGHCADVVREACWALRVMTFDDDIRVPFGHAHDHAKMIVQENGGLKVLIEAAKAFSDNPSVLSELCSTLSRLAVRNEFCQEIVDLGGLGVLVALLANCSDHQDVVKQVLSALRAIAGNDDVKDAIVRAGGTESIVAAMTQHLASPQVCEQSCAALCVLALRKPENSRVIMEGGGALVALRAMKAHPAEAGVQKQACMLIRNLVARSQAFSQPILDLGAEALILQARAAHRDCEDVAKAALRDLGCRVELRELWTGQKGNLAP; via the exons GGGTTGATCTGAGCAACATTATAAAGATGGCACCCAAAGTCTCTGCAGATGGACCCCAGGAACCTACACACGACATCCTGCAG GCCCTGGATGACCTGCAGGAGTCCGTGGCCCGCTCTCACCCCCAGGAAGTATCCGCACACCTCACCCGCTTTTTAGAGCAGTGCAAGCAGCATAAGGCGAGCCGCTTCCTGGCAGCCCAGAAGGGGGCCTACCCCATCCTTCTCGCCGCCTGGAAGCTTGCTGTAGCAAGCGACCAGGGCCTCCTGCTCCAGGCCCTCAACGCCCTGTCAGCCCTGACCGATGGCCAGCCCGATCTCCTAGACACCCAGGGCCTGCAGCTGCTGGTGGTCACACTGGCCCAGAATGCCGACGCGGCTGATCTGACATGTTCTGGCATCCGCTGTGTGTGCCATGCCAGCCTGAAGCACGAGCAGAATCGGCAGAGCCTGGTGAAGGCCGGTGTGCTTCCTCTGCTGACGGGTGCCATTACCCGGCATGGCCACTGTGCTGATGTGGTCAGGGAGGCCTGCTGGGCCCTCCGAGTCATGACCTTCGATGATGACATCCGTGTGCCCTTTGGCCATGCCCACGACCATGCCAAGATGATTGTGCAGGAGAATGGAGGCTTGAAGGTACTCATTGAGGCCGCCAAAG cATTCTCTGACAACCCCAGTGTCCTGAGTGAGCTCTGCAGCACCCTATCCCGCCTGGCCGTCCGCAACGAATTCTGCCAGGAGATTGTCGACCTTGGGGGCCTCGGTGTCCTGGTGGCCCTACTGGCCAACTGCAGCGACCACCAG GACGTTGTAAAGCAAGTGTTGAGTGCCCTGCGGGCCATCGCAGGCAATGATGATGTGAAGGACGCCATTGTCCGAGCTGGCGGGACAGAGTCCATCGTGGCTGCCATGACCCAGCACTTGGCCAGTCCCCAG GTATGCGAGCAGAGCTGTGCGGCCCTGTGCGTCCTAGCCCTGCGGAAGCCGGAGAACAGCCGGGTCATCATGGAGGGCGGCGGCGCCCTGGTAGCACTGCGGGCCATGAAGGCGCACCCTGCAGAGGCCGGAGTGCAG AAACAGGCCTGCATGCTGATCCGTAACCTGGTGGCCCGCAGCCAGGCCTTCTCACAGCCCATCCTGGACCTGGGGGCCGAAGCACTCATCTTGCAGGCCCGTGCTGCCCACCGTGACTGCGAGGATGTGGCCAAGGCTGCCCTTCGGGACCTTGGTTGCCGTGTTGAGCTGCGGGAGCTGTGGACTGGCCAGAAGGGCAACCTGGCGCCGTGA
- the ARMC6 gene encoding armadillo repeat-containing protein 6 isoform X2 encodes MKMSAKRITQETFDAAVRENIEEFEMGPEEAVKEAVEQFESQGVDLSNIIKMAPKVSADGPQEPTHDILQALDDLQESVARSHPQEVSAHLTRFLEQCKQHKASRFLAAQKGAYPILLAAWKLAVASDQGLLLQALNALSALTDGQPDLLDTQGLQLLVVTLAQNADAADLTCSGIRCVCHASLKHEQNRQSLVKAGVLPLLTGAITRHGHCADVVREACWALRVMTFDDDIRVPFGHAHDHAKMIVQENGGLKVLIEAAKAFSDNPSVLSELCSTLSRLAVRNEFCQEIVDLGGLGVLVALLANCSDHQVCEQSCAALCVLALRKPENSRVIMEGGGALVALRAMKAHPAEAGVQKQACMLIRNLVARSQAFSQPILDLGAEALILQARAAHRDCEDVAKAALRDLGCRVELRELWTGQKGNLAP; translated from the exons GGGTTGATCTGAGCAACATTATAAAGATGGCACCCAAAGTCTCTGCAGATGGACCCCAGGAACCTACACACGACATCCTGCAG GCCCTGGATGACCTGCAGGAGTCCGTGGCCCGCTCTCACCCCCAGGAAGTATCCGCACACCTCACCCGCTTTTTAGAGCAGTGCAAGCAGCATAAGGCGAGCCGCTTCCTGGCAGCCCAGAAGGGGGCCTACCCCATCCTTCTCGCCGCCTGGAAGCTTGCTGTAGCAAGCGACCAGGGCCTCCTGCTCCAGGCCCTCAACGCCCTGTCAGCCCTGACCGATGGCCAGCCCGATCTCCTAGACACCCAGGGCCTGCAGCTGCTGGTGGTCACACTGGCCCAGAATGCCGACGCGGCTGATCTGACATGTTCTGGCATCCGCTGTGTGTGCCATGCCAGCCTGAAGCACGAGCAGAATCGGCAGAGCCTGGTGAAGGCCGGTGTGCTTCCTCTGCTGACGGGTGCCATTACCCGGCATGGCCACTGTGCTGATGTGGTCAGGGAGGCCTGCTGGGCCCTCCGAGTCATGACCTTCGATGATGACATCCGTGTGCCCTTTGGCCATGCCCACGACCATGCCAAGATGATTGTGCAGGAGAATGGAGGCTTGAAGGTACTCATTGAGGCCGCCAAAG cATTCTCTGACAACCCCAGTGTCCTGAGTGAGCTCTGCAGCACCCTATCCCGCCTGGCCGTCCGCAACGAATTCTGCCAGGAGATTGTCGACCTTGGGGGCCTCGGTGTCCTGGTGGCCCTACTGGCCAACTGCAGCGACCACCAG GTATGCGAGCAGAGCTGTGCGGCCCTGTGCGTCCTAGCCCTGCGGAAGCCGGAGAACAGCCGGGTCATCATGGAGGGCGGCGGCGCCCTGGTAGCACTGCGGGCCATGAAGGCGCACCCTGCAGAGGCCGGAGTGCAG AAACAGGCCTGCATGCTGATCCGTAACCTGGTGGCCCGCAGCCAGGCCTTCTCACAGCCCATCCTGGACCTGGGGGCCGAAGCACTCATCTTGCAGGCCCGTGCTGCCCACCGTGACTGCGAGGATGTGGCCAAGGCTGCCCTTCGGGACCTTGGTTGCCGTGTTGAGCTGCGGGAGCTGTGGACTGGCCAGAAGGGCAACCTGGCGCCGTGA
- the ARMC6 gene encoding armadillo repeat-containing protein 6 isoform X3: MGETNRRHLVGAGLAKALDDLQESVARSHPQEVSAHLTRFLEQCKQHKASRFLAAQKGAYPILLAAWKLAVASDQGLLLQALNALSALTDGQPDLLDTQGLQLLVVTLAQNADAADLTCSGIRCVCHASLKHEQNRQSLVKAGVLPLLTGAITRHGHCADVVREACWALRVMTFDDDIRVPFGHAHDHAKMIVQENGGLKVLIEAAKAFSDNPSVLSELCSTLSRLAVRNEFCQEIVDLGGLGVLVALLANCSDHQDVVKQVLSALRAIAGNDDVKDAIVRAGGTESIVAAMTQHLASPQVCEQSCAALCVLALRKPENSRVIMEGGGALVALRAMKAHPAEAGVQKQACMLIRNLVARSQAFSQPILDLGAEALILQARAAHRDCEDVAKAALRDLGCRVELRELWTGQKGNLAP, from the exons ATGGGAGAAACAAACAGGAGACATCTGGTAGGGGCCGGTCTGGCAAAG GCCCTGGATGACCTGCAGGAGTCCGTGGCCCGCTCTCACCCCCAGGAAGTATCCGCACACCTCACCCGCTTTTTAGAGCAGTGCAAGCAGCATAAGGCGAGCCGCTTCCTGGCAGCCCAGAAGGGGGCCTACCCCATCCTTCTCGCCGCCTGGAAGCTTGCTGTAGCAAGCGACCAGGGCCTCCTGCTCCAGGCCCTCAACGCCCTGTCAGCCCTGACCGATGGCCAGCCCGATCTCCTAGACACCCAGGGCCTGCAGCTGCTGGTGGTCACACTGGCCCAGAATGCCGACGCGGCTGATCTGACATGTTCTGGCATCCGCTGTGTGTGCCATGCCAGCCTGAAGCACGAGCAGAATCGGCAGAGCCTGGTGAAGGCCGGTGTGCTTCCTCTGCTGACGGGTGCCATTACCCGGCATGGCCACTGTGCTGATGTGGTCAGGGAGGCCTGCTGGGCCCTCCGAGTCATGACCTTCGATGATGACATCCGTGTGCCCTTTGGCCATGCCCACGACCATGCCAAGATGATTGTGCAGGAGAATGGAGGCTTGAAGGTACTCATTGAGGCCGCCAAAG cATTCTCTGACAACCCCAGTGTCCTGAGTGAGCTCTGCAGCACCCTATCCCGCCTGGCCGTCCGCAACGAATTCTGCCAGGAGATTGTCGACCTTGGGGGCCTCGGTGTCCTGGTGGCCCTACTGGCCAACTGCAGCGACCACCAG GACGTTGTAAAGCAAGTGTTGAGTGCCCTGCGGGCCATCGCAGGCAATGATGATGTGAAGGACGCCATTGTCCGAGCTGGCGGGACAGAGTCCATCGTGGCTGCCATGACCCAGCACTTGGCCAGTCCCCAG GTATGCGAGCAGAGCTGTGCGGCCCTGTGCGTCCTAGCCCTGCGGAAGCCGGAGAACAGCCGGGTCATCATGGAGGGCGGCGGCGCCCTGGTAGCACTGCGGGCCATGAAGGCGCACCCTGCAGAGGCCGGAGTGCAG AAACAGGCCTGCATGCTGATCCGTAACCTGGTGGCCCGCAGCCAGGCCTTCTCACAGCCCATCCTGGACCTGGGGGCCGAAGCACTCATCTTGCAGGCCCGTGCTGCCCACCGTGACTGCGAGGATGTGGCCAAGGCTGCCCTTCGGGACCTTGGTTGCCGTGTTGAGCTGCGGGAGCTGTGGACTGGCCAGAAGGGCAACCTGGCGCCGTGA